The genomic DNA GCATCCGATCTGAGTCCAGGCTTCCAGAAAGTCCTGATCATGTTCGGCAGCGACATAGTAACGTTCCAAAGCTCCTTCCGTGGCCCCCAATCGGTAAAGACATTCACCAAGTTGAAAATGAACGTCAGAGCTTTGCGGAGAGGACATCGCTGCCAATCGAAATGCCTCCAGTGCATCCTGAATTTGACCAGCGTCATAAAGTCGACATCCCTCAACGAGCCAGTCCCGATTTGAATCGGCTCTGGTGTCAATCGGTGTTGCTGCAACGCTTGCGAAGGAGATTGATTGCGGGTCGTCTTCGTGATCCTCAAGGGCTTCGCTCGGTACCTCTTCGGTGTCAAATTCGAAAACTCGCTGACCTGTTGCAGGCATCACGAGGCCATGATGATCGCGAATCATCACGCCCAGACTATGAGCGAGAATTTGCAACTGTTCAAGCGGACGCTCATCCCCACGGCGAACGCTGGGAAGGCTCTTTAAACTCTTTTCAATCTCTTGCCTTGGAATTCCTGAGCCGAGCAATTCACTGAGTCGACGGGCAGAACTGACTTCGCGGAAATCAAAGTAGGGAAGCCGATGAACTTTTCGAATAGGTTGAATCAGTCCGCTGCGCTCCCACCCCCGAATCACATGCGTCGAAATTCCAAGAATCGAAGAGAGCATCGCAGGGGTATACAGCCGATGAACTTCTTCTCGGTGATCATTCAACCCCAGCAACGTCAGCCATTGCGATTCATTCAAAATTTGAATATCAGCACCAGACTGAATCCAGCGTTCAACCTGCTGGAGCTTCACTGATGGCTGTCCGTTATCTTCAAGCGGCCAGCCTTCTTCACCGATCACGATCATCGTCAGTTGTCGGCTGACATGATCCGTCGCTGTCCCGCCATTTTCTTCAACAAGCTTGGCGGCTTCGGCATGCGTGGTCGATGCAAGTATTCCCGTGAACGTCACCCGCTCCCCCTGAAGACAAGGCGAACTGTTCAAATGTGAAGAATCAGAAGAAAATACAGGCTGCGTCATTTCCGGAATGGGCGAATGTGAAGGGAGCGATCGGAAACTTTTTCTGATCTCGAACATACCCGAGATTACCGAACACGGCAAACGCTCGAGATCGAAATTGTGTATACTGAGAATTATATTAGAGACTGACTGAACAACATGCGCGAACGGCGAAGGCATGTTTTCGGAATTCATCAAGGATTGAGGAATTTGGTGTTAGAAACTGCCATTGATCTGAAAATGACGCCACAACTCCTGTTCTCAGCCTCAAATTCTGGATTTTGGGGCACTCCAGCATTGTTCGAATTCCTGTTCACGTTTTGCCTCATAAAGAACTGCAAGTTTACTGGTAAAACGTATTCAGCACAGGCATACCTTCGAGCTGATTTTTTAAGTTCGAATCAAAATTTTTCTTTGTTTGCGAACCCCATGGTCTCGCCTGATTGAGTGAATTGGGATGATGCGCAACCCTGTCGATGTGATAATCCTTGGTCAAGGAATCGCAGGCACAACCCTGGCCTGGAGGCTCCTCTCGGCGGGCTGCTCAGTCATGGTGCTCGACCGTGGAGATCGAATGACAGCCTCCAAAATTGCAGCCGGGCTCATGACTCCAATCACCGGCAAACGCTTTGCAATCTCCTGGGACTGGGAAGATTTTTACTCCGAGGCCTCTCAATTTTATCGCGAAGTCGAGTCAAAAACCGGGACGCATTTCTTCGACGAACTCTCGATGCTGCGGTTGTTCCAAACCGCTGAAGAACGTCAGACATTTGAAGGGAAGCTGAGCAGGCTCACAGGCCTCGTCTCTTCAACCCACCCTGATTTCAAGACGTTCCAACATGCAGCTGCTGAGGGTGGTTTTGAAATGATTGGGGGAAGATTACACGTTGAAGAATATCTGAAAGCTTCACGGAAGATGTTCCAATCTATGGACTCGTACATCGAGTGTTCCATCGATGTCCAAGCAGAAATAGAAATCCAACCGAACAAGATCGTCATCCCAAAACTCAATTTAACGGGAAAACAGTTTGTCTCCTGTCAGGGATTTCAATCGACGATGCTTCCTTATTTCGACTCGGTCAAATTCAACCCAGCTAAAGGGGAGATCCTTGATATCAAGACTCGCAATTCCAACATCGACCGTGTTGTCCATCGAGGAATCTGGATGTCTCCCAGAGGAAAACAGCTTCGAATCGGAGCAACCTACGACTGGAGTGACCTCTCAACGAACGTCACCGAAAATGGGCGCCACTGGCTGACATGCCGACTCAACAAGCTGCTACCCAGTGAGTACGAAATTGTTCAACACCAGGCAGCCATTCGTCCAACAATGAAAGATTTCCATCCTGTCCTGGGAGCCCACCCGAAGTTGAACAACGTTAGAATTTTCAACGGCCTCGGTTCGAAAGGGGCACTCATGGCTCCGCGACTGGCTCAAATGCTAACCAACCAGTTGCTTCACCAAACTCCACTCCCACTGAACCTGAGTGTGGAGAGATGGTTTCAAGAAGAATCGTAAGCCAGAACCAACGACAATTCCCCCCCCTCTATTCAAGGAGGGATCAACTTGAGCGTTGATACTATCTAGAACTGATCCTGAAACTTGAAATTGCTCTCTCAAACGTTGAGAAAAGCGGCTATCCCAGAGGTTTCCGGACTGGTTCTACGTTTATCCACCAGTAAATTGCTCTGGGATTTCTGTACTGAGTGCTTCGGAGCCGCCATCTTCGTAGAACCGGTTGAGTTCCACGACAGCGGGACCGAGGAGGAACAGATAAACTGCAGGCATGAGGCAGAGGACAGTCGGGAAAAGAAGCTTGAAAGTGGCAGAGTTTGCTTTTTCATCTGCACGTTGTTTCATGCTCTCACGCATGTTGTCGGAATACTCGGACAACGCTTCGGAAACGCTTGTTCCCATTTGGTCTGTCTGAACAAGCAGCGATGAAAACGAATGAACTTCCGGAAGATCGACCCGTTTACTCAGGTTGGATAACGATTGAGAAAGCGTTCCGACATGGGCCTGGTCAGTGACGATTTTGAGTTCTTTGGAGAGTGCAGGATAAACCGGAGCGATGTCTCGCCCCACACGTCCCAGAGCACTGATGACAGTCATCCCCTGCGATACGCACATGTTCAGTAAATCGAGCATGTCCGGCATTCCGTTTCCAATTTCTCGCAGACGGTCCTTCGCTTTTGCGCGGACATACAAACTCGGCAACGCCCACCCAAACCCAGTGCAAACAAGCAGGGCGATGATGACAGGCGTTTCCAATTGCGTTGGAACAATAACGAGCAAGAATCCAAAAAAGAGAATCGGAGCAACCATGCAGAGGTAGCGAACGGCTGTCAGATTATGCCAGGCATGCGGTGAATAGTAACCCGCATTCCGCAGGGCGCGCGTGATGGTCTCGCGTCCCTCTTTTGAAGTTGGCATCATGGCTGCCAACAGGGGAGTCAGCTTTCCAAATTTGTAGTCGCTTTGATCAAAATAGGGATACTCCTCTTCGACTTCTTCAACTTTGAATTCTTTAAACCTGCCCGGTTTTACTTTTGCTCCTTCAGTCGAAAAAAGAGTCGCAGCTGGGACGTTGCTTCGCTGTGGTGATGAATCCTCGCTTTGAGCAATGACAGCTTGCTCAACTTCCTCGGAAGGCTGAAGCTCATTTTGAATGGTCGGAACCGCCGGGGATGAAGGCTCTTGCTTCGCTACGGGTTCGTGCGAATCCTCCCGCAGCTTGGAAGTCCCCTTGGGCCGCATCTTCGGCTCAGAGCGATTGGCATCCACTGACTTTTTGCCACGCTTCCATAACTTGTAGATTGCATAGATCGCCACCGTTACCCCGACGGCGATTGCAAAGAATGTCATTTCAGATGAATTCATGGATTGATTCCTTCGTGAATCCTGTCGCGATCTTCGCGGCAGTCAACTCTCTTTTTCAACCCCCATGTGAAATGGGTGCTGGATCGTCAGTTGGATCTCTGTTTGACTTGAATCTGTTTGACTTGAGTCTGTGTGACTGAACCGGATGGGAGCCAACGCATTTCATGTCGCCAATGAATCGGAGCTAAACCTTTTCGCTTGTTTTCAATATCCTCAGAACCCACATCGCTCCGATGAGTTCCAAGACGACGGCAGTCACTGTGATTCGCATGCCCCAAGTCGATTCCAGTAACGTCGTCAGATATTCACCGTCTCGCAGAACAAAGAATCCGACAATGGCTGGCGGAAGCACAATCATCAACACGGCAGTCGCTCGACTGGCCGCAGTCGCAGCTTTGAGGCGTCCGAGAAATTGAATTCGGTCTCGCAACGTTTGTGACAATCGTTCGAGAACTTTGACGAGATCACCACCGGTCTGCATGTGCACTGACAGAGCTGTCACGAGGACGCTGGTCGCAACAACACCAGTTCGCTGGGGAAGTTCTTTCAACGAATTTTCAACGCTCAACCCCATTTCCAGTTTGCGAGTGCAATACAAAAGTTCGTCCCCCAAAGGAGAAGGGGTATCGTGTGCAACCAACGCGAGTGATTTCTCAAGTGACCGCCCCGTCTTTGCAGCTCGGGCGAGTTCATCAATCATCGGTGGAAGTTGACTTGTGATTTTTGATTGTCGTCGTGATCGGGTGATGATCGTAATCAAGATGGGCAACAGCGATCCGAAGGCTGCTCCGAAGGCAGTTGTCAGCAAGTTTTCCTGTAAGACGAAAATGAATCCGCCGACCGTGAATGCTGAACACAACGAAAGTGCCAGAATCATTCCTGGGGTGATTCCGAGTCCTGATTGCAGCATCAGATTGTCGAACCAACCGTTAATGCGGTTCCCGAGCGAATTGTCGTTCTCGATCGCGAAGACTTCTTCATCGCGAAGGATTCCCGCGAATTCTGGTTGTCGAAGAACTGTTGTGGTTGCCATGGGATTGGTCTCTGCCGCTGCCCCGAAAGGGCGAGTAGGAATCGTTGTTCGTAAGTAGTTGCGTTGTTATTTTCCTGAAGTCAATTCGCGAGGAGCGAAGAGCGACGTTTTAATATCATGTCCTGCAGCTGCCATTTTTCGAACAACTTGTGGCTCATATCCGGTTGCATAAAACGATCCAACAACTTGCCCAGCTGGATTTTTGCCAGCCATGCGATAGACAAAAATGTCGTTGATCACAAACTCTCCGTCTTTGACTCCCGAGAGTTCCGAGATTCGCAGTACCTTTCGTTCTCCACTACTCAGACGAGCGATGTGAACGAACAACTGGATTGCTGATGCGATGTATTGACGTGTGACCTTCGTCGGAAGCTCCGCTCCGGAAAGAGCGATCATCAGTTCCAGCCGAGACAGAGCATCGCGGGTATCGTTGGCGTGAACGGTACTCATCGATCCATCGTGACCAGTGTTCATCGCCTGCAGCATATCGAGAACTTCTCCTCCACGTGCTTCCCCGACGATAATTCGGTCAGGCCGCATTCGCAGCGAGTTCCTCAGCAGGTCACGCGGTGAAACGGTCCCTTTTCCTTCGATGTTTGGCAGCCGAGTTTCCAGGCCGACCACATCGCTTTGCTGCAATTGCAGCTCGGCGGTTTCTTCAATCGTAATCACGCGTTGTGACGAAGGAATGAAACGACTCATATTGTTGAGCATGGTCGTTTTCCCGGCACCTGTTCCTCCAGAGAAGAGAATGTTTGCTCGTGCTTTGACTGCGGTAATGAGAAACTCTGCCATTTCCGGAGCGAGTGTATCCATTTTGATCATGTCTTCGATTCGCACAATTTGTGTTTTGAATCGACGAATGGAAAGCGTTGGCCCACGTAACGCCAACGGAGGGATCACAGCATGCAAACGTGAACCGTCCGCAAGCTTGGCATCGACCATCGGCGAGACTTCATCGATACGACGACCAGCTTGTCCGACCAGTCGCTGAATGAAATGAAGCAGATGATCGTCATTGGCGAAACGCACATCAGTCCGCTCCAGAAGTCCGTTTCGTTCGATAAAGACAGAGTTGGCACCGTTGACCAGAACATCACTCACTTCTGGATCATCCATTAATGTTTGCAATGGGCCAAATCCGTAGATCTCGTCCATCAATTCACGGACCATCTGCTGTTGCTGCTGTTCTGTCAGCGACAAGTCGGGACGTCCGCACAAATGGTTGGCCAAAGCGGTAAGTTGCGAGCGAAACTCTGTTTCACCCAATTCCCCAGCTTTGGACATGTCGATTGAATCAACAACTTGTCGATGCAACCGAGTTTTCATTTCCTGAAAACTCAAAGCTGTCTCAGATGTTTCCTCAGCTGTATTTTCTGCAACGGCAACCATAAGTTTGTCCTTCTGCTTCCCTGTACGGGATTTGGCTACTGTGTAATCGCAAGGCGATAAATGTATGGATTCTTTGGTGCGTCCGGTCGTTGTTCGCTCAAGACTGCTGTCCGTGTTGCAATGACAGTCGGCTGAACGATCAATTCAATTTCATCACCAAGCTCCGTGATCTCTAAGAGACGAATCGAAACAAGTCGAGTCGTTAAGACCGAAGGAGTTGAGGTGTATTCCGCAGGAGGAGACTCCCGATACAAAAGCACGACACGCTCTTGACCGATTTGCTTCCTCAATTCTGTGTAGGGCATTCCTAAGAAGTCATCCGTCGCATTGAGCGTCAGAGGACCGTTTTCGAAACCAAGCTCACTTCCAAATTCTTCGAGATCGTCTTCCGACCACCCGTTTAAGAACTGATTTTCAAGAGCGTCGTCTCGTAAAGAGGTGTTGATATCAACAATGCGAATGTTTCCGAGTCGTTGACTGTTGCCGCTTCGCAAGACTATTTCAGGAATACCATCTGGAGAATTGATCACTCGTTTATTCTCGTGATCCCAACCGAACAGGTCTTGTCCAGAGCGGCCTTCAATGGCACTTGACCAGTCGTCCTGCTCTCCCCCATCAAGTTCTAAAATCGCCAGCGGCCAGGCAGGAACGTTCGCATTCTCCATGGGACGAACAGCAGAAACCTGATTGCTGATCGACGCTTCTGAAATCGCGGTGACGTCGGCGGTCGCCATTCCCGTGAGATACGGCATGAACAGCGAGACCGGGTTTCCATTCTTTCGATTGCAATGTGTTGCGACAACCACCGTTGTCGGGAAGTAATCAGTCTCGATGAATGTTGTCGAACCGGTATTCAAGTTGACGATCGGCCGACCGAAACGAATGTCGACATGAGGATCAATACTGACAGCAACTTCACGACCGACGGCACGATTCAACAATGCTGCTTTGCGAGCAACTTCACGGACGAAGCCTGCTTTCTGCGGACTATCAAGATCGATTCGAAGAAGATCGTCGCTGGCCATTCGTTGACCAGCTGCCAGGGCAGCGGCATCCGCAGCTGTCTTTAACTCGCGCTGAGCAGTCGATAACCAAAGAGCATCCAAAACAAAAGCAACCGCTCCACCAGCAACCAGAATCGCAATCGCTAACGCCGGCATTAACGTGCCGCGTCGATTGAGAGTCTCAGGTTGTGCGATTCTGATTTGCATTGTCGTCGAAATTAGGGTTCGCTGTGAACTGAACTTGCTTGTCTTGTGTTTGCCTTGGTCTGCACTTCAGACTTTTCAAAATGGTTGCGATCGAAGCCAGATCCGATCGCAAGAAGACTCCCAAAATTAGAACGAGCGTCCACTGACATCTTGCCCGCGATTCGCGGAGTCAACTGAATCTCCGTTTGATCTTTGAGAAAGATCGTTGTTGTCTTGCGGATTATCAGCGTCATTCACGCTTGAGGCGTCCGCTGTCGGTCTGCCCCGTGACCACTGGTCTTGTCGATTGTTTCTAACGTCATCTGAGTTGAAGTCACGTTGCTCGATCAGATATCGATCGGTCAATTTCCCATCAACAAACGAACGTAACTGGCGACCGGTTCCGTTGAAGACTTCAGTAGTGAAGGCTGTCTGTTTTTCGGGGTCTTCAGGAGGGGTCAGTCCCAGGATTTGATTGAGAGTCGCACGGTTTTCATCGTCAACACCGACAACGCCGGTCCCTTTTCCTTCACCGGTATAGGTGAGGTCAAGTTT from Thalassoglobus polymorphus includes the following:
- a CDS encoding tetratricopeptide repeat protein, translated to MTFTGILASTTHAEAAKLVEENGGTATDHVSRQLTMIVIGEEGWPLEDNGQPSVKLQQVERWIQSGADIQILNESQWLTLLGLNDHREEVHRLYTPAMLSSILGISTHVIRGWERSGLIQPIRKVHRLPYFDFREVSSARRLSELLGSGIPRQEIEKSLKSLPSVRRGDERPLEQLQILAHSLGVMIRDHHGLVMPATGQRVFEFDTEEVPSEALEDHEDDPQSISFASVAATPIDTRADSNRDWLVEGCRLYDAGQIQDALEAFRLAAMSSPQSSDVHFQLGECLYRLGATEGALERYYVAAEHDQDFLEAWTQIGCLHNELGENSAAANAFQVALTILPEYPDAHYHLAETLNQMGKTDVARLHWEEYLKHDHRGPWADVARQRIEQLGELGD
- a CDS encoding NAD(P)/FAD-dependent oxidoreductase, with the protein product MMRNPVDVIILGQGIAGTTLAWRLLSAGCSVMVLDRGDRMTASKIAAGLMTPITGKRFAISWDWEDFYSEASQFYREVESKTGTHFFDELSMLRLFQTAEERQTFEGKLSRLTGLVSSTHPDFKTFQHAAAEGGFEMIGGRLHVEEYLKASRKMFQSMDSYIECSIDVQAEIEIQPNKIVIPKLNLTGKQFVSCQGFQSTMLPYFDSVKFNPAKGEILDIKTRNSNIDRVVHRGIWMSPRGKQLRIGATYDWSDLSTNVTENGRHWLTCRLNKLLPSEYEIVQHQAAIRPTMKDFHPVLGAHPKLNNVRIFNGLGSKGALMAPRLAQMLTNQLLHQTPLPLNLSVERWFQEES
- a CDS encoding type II secretion system F family protein; protein product: MNSSEMTFFAIAVGVTVAIYAIYKLWKRGKKSVDANRSEPKMRPKGTSKLREDSHEPVAKQEPSSPAVPTIQNELQPSEEVEQAVIAQSEDSSPQRSNVPAATLFSTEGAKVKPGRFKEFKVEEVEEEYPYFDQSDYKFGKLTPLLAAMMPTSKEGRETITRALRNAGYYSPHAWHNLTAVRYLCMVAPILFFGFLLVIVPTQLETPVIIALLVCTGFGWALPSLYVRAKAKDRLREIGNGMPDMLDLLNMCVSQGMTVISALGRVGRDIAPVYPALSKELKIVTDQAHVGTLSQSLSNLSKRVDLPEVHSFSSLLVQTDQMGTSVSEALSEYSDNMRESMKQRADEKANSATFKLLFPTVLCLMPAVYLFLLGPAVVELNRFYEDGGSEALSTEIPEQFTGG
- a CDS encoding type II secretion system F family protein; protein product: MATTTVLRQPEFAGILRDEEVFAIENDNSLGNRINGWFDNLMLQSGLGITPGMILALSLCSAFTVGGFIFVLQENLLTTAFGAAFGSLLPILITIITRSRRQSKITSQLPPMIDELARAAKTGRSLEKSLALVAHDTPSPLGDELLYCTRKLEMGLSVENSLKELPQRTGVVATSVLVTALSVHMQTGGDLVKVLERLSQTLRDRIQFLGRLKAATAASRATAVLMIVLPPAIVGFFVLRDGEYLTTLLESTWGMRITVTAVVLELIGAMWVLRILKTSEKV
- a CDS encoding CpaF family protein; this translates as MVAVAENTAEETSETALSFQEMKTRLHRQVVDSIDMSKAGELGETEFRSQLTALANHLCGRPDLSLTEQQQQQMVRELMDEIYGFGPLQTLMDDPEVSDVLVNGANSVFIERNGLLERTDVRFANDDHLLHFIQRLVGQAGRRIDEVSPMVDAKLADGSRLHAVIPPLALRGPTLSIRRFKTQIVRIEDMIKMDTLAPEMAEFLITAVKARANILFSGGTGAGKTTMLNNMSRFIPSSQRVITIEETAELQLQQSDVVGLETRLPNIEGKGTVSPRDLLRNSLRMRPDRIIVGEARGGEVLDMLQAMNTGHDGSMSTVHANDTRDALSRLELMIALSGAELPTKVTRQYIASAIQLFVHIARLSSGERKVLRISELSGVKDGEFVINDIFVYRMAGKNPAGQVVGSFYATGYEPQVVRKMAAAGHDIKTSLFAPRELTSGK
- a CDS encoding pilus assembly protein TadG-related protein; translated protein: MQIRIAQPETLNRRGTLMPALAIAILVAGGAVAFVLDALWLSTAQRELKTAADAAALAAGQRMASDDLLRIDLDSPQKAGFVREVARKAALLNRAVGREVAVSIDPHVDIRFGRPIVNLNTGSTTFIETDYFPTTVVVATHCNRKNGNPVSLFMPYLTGMATADVTAISEASISNQVSAVRPMENANVPAWPLAILELDGGEQDDWSSAIEGRSGQDLFGWDHENKRVINSPDGIPEIVLRSGNSQRLGNIRIVDINTSLRDDALENQFLNGWSEDDLEEFGSELGFENGPLTLNATDDFLGMPYTELRKQIGQERVVLLYRESPPAEYTSTPSVLTTRLVSIRLLEITELGDEIELIVQPTVIATRTAVLSEQRPDAPKNPYIYRLAITQ